The Syngnathus typhle isolate RoL2023-S1 ecotype Sweden linkage group LG6, RoL_Styp_1.0, whole genome shotgun sequence genome has a window encoding:
- the LOC133155359 gene encoding nuclear mitotic apparatus protein 1-like, translated as MALMNLGVKALLDWISNLTLPHRAIKNIEELQNGELLFDVVYQMKKEQPPSITSPRERFKAIAEFVEKVCRFSATESCSLSWDNINNGINLTLEIAKVLLLLVYHDMMSGERCTLKTLDCEVEGEIANLTVFYVMENEGRVYLSSSLDAFLARQYLPVTPEVFARTTSTSTSSLSTTSTLSDEDSPVFHRTKKIAFVDVHTVASSSSSKSPLQDIMNTPKFQLRKIQREMIRERDYRDGLEKDLVGKISLLAQRESHINQLQYRLDKMKGEQTANELSTREQIHDLEMKNDSLQLRLDELLKENKEGKSSCLLMERKVTEVEEENGALSSQMRTLHAQLSMCRAEVVRLTGSQASLQEEWRAKEDYFNAELSQAASQKELLTEQIQILQGKISCLEEEIRAATKQDVGENMGPVIEIPVD; from the exons ATGGCACTCATGAATCTGGGCGTTAAGGCGCTACTTGACTGG ATAAGTAATCTCACGTTGCCCCACCGAGCGATAAAAAACATCGAAGAGTTACAGAATGGGGAGTTGCTGTTTGATGTTGTATATCAAAT GAAAAAGGAACAACCTCCTTCAATAACATCACCGAGAGAACGTTTTAAAGCCATTGCAGAATTTGTGGAGA AGGTTTGCAGATTCAGCGCGACCGAAAGTTGTTCATTATCCTGGGACAACATAAATAATGGCATCAACTTGACTTTGGAAATAGCAAAG gtgctgttgttgctggtttACCATGACATGATGAGCGGTGAACGGTGCACACTTAAAACCTTGGACTGTGAGGTGGAG GGGGAGATTGCAAATCTGACTGTTTTTTACGTGATGGAGAATGAGGGCAGAGTTTATCTGAGTAGTAGTCTTGATGCCTTCTTGGCAAGGCAAT ATTTGCCTGTGACTCCTGAAGTATTCGCTAGAACGACAAGCACCTCTACTTCCAGTTTATCGACAACCTCTACACTCTCCGATGAAGACTCCCCGGTGTTCCATCGCACAAAGAAAATCGCCTTTGTCGATGTGCACACTGTGGCATCATCTTCCTCCAG CAAATCTCCTCTTCAAGATATAATGAACACTCCCAAATTCCAGTTGAGGAAGATTCAGCGGGAGATGATCAGAGAGCGAGATTATAGGGATGGACTGGAGAAGGACCTCGTTGGAAAAATTAGCCTTCTTGCACAAAGAG AATCTCACATCAACCAGCTGCAGTATCGTCTGGACAAGATGAAAGGGGAACAAACGGCTAATGAGCTCAGCACCAGGGAACAAATCCATGACCTTGAGATGAAGAATGACTC gttACAACTGCGACTCGACGAGcttctgaaagaaaacaaagaggGTAAAAGTTCCTGTTTGCTGATGGAGCGAAAAGTGactgaagttgaagaggaaaacGGCGCCCTCTCTTCACAG ATGCGGACATTGCATGCGCAGCTGTCCATGTGTCGAGCGGAGGTTGTCAGGCTGACGGGAAGCCAAGCATCTCTGCAAGAAGAGTGGAGAGCCAAAGAGGACTACTTCAACGCTGAACTCAGTCAAGCCGCTTCACAAAAG GAGCTCCTGACTGAACAAATTCAGATACTCCAGGGAAAGATTTCATGCTTGGAAGAAGAAATTAGAGCAGCCACAAAGCAAGATGTCGGCGAAAACATGGGGCCAGTTATTGAG ATCCCAGTTGACTAA